A genomic region of Pseudomonas abietaniphila contains the following coding sequences:
- the arnC gene encoding undecaprenyl-phosphate 4-deoxy-4-formamido-L-arabinose transferase: MKPYPINRVSIVIPVYNEEKSLPELLRRTEAACAQVSQPCEIILVDDGSRDDSAEILLEAAQRDGSPVVAVILNRNYGQHAAIMAGFEQCKGDLVITLDADLQNPPEEIPRLITLAEQGYDVIGTVRGNRQDSALRRWPSKLINLAVQRSTGVAMTDYGCMLRAYRRSIVDAMLACRERSTFIPILANSFARHTTEVQVMHAEREHGESKYSAMKLINLMFDLVTCMTTTPLRLLSIIGFIMAFLGVLFATLLIVLRLIFGAPWAGHGTFVLFAVLFVFTGGQFIGMGLLGEYLGRMYSDVRARPRFFIEKVVRSQPVSVTPKVDAPAPILNKVAP, from the coding sequence GTGAAACCGTACCCCATCAACCGCGTGTCGATCGTTATCCCGGTCTACAACGAGGAAAAAAGCCTGCCGGAACTGCTGCGCCGTACCGAAGCGGCCTGCGCGCAGGTGAGCCAGCCCTGCGAAATCATTCTGGTTGACGACGGCAGTCGTGACGACTCTGCCGAGATATTGCTCGAGGCTGCTCAGCGTGATGGCAGCCCGGTAGTCGCGGTCATCCTCAACCGCAACTACGGCCAGCACGCGGCGATCATGGCCGGCTTCGAGCAGTGCAAAGGCGATCTCGTGATCACCCTGGATGCTGACCTGCAGAACCCGCCCGAAGAAATCCCTCGCCTGATCACGCTTGCAGAGCAAGGTTACGACGTGATCGGCACGGTGCGTGGCAATCGACAGGATTCGGCCTTGCGACGCTGGCCTTCAAAACTCATCAACCTGGCCGTGCAACGCTCCACCGGCGTGGCCATGACCGACTACGGCTGCATGTTGCGCGCCTACCGGCGCAGCATCGTTGACGCGATGCTGGCCTGCCGGGAACGCAGCACCTTTATTCCGATTCTGGCCAACAGCTTTGCCCGTCACACCACTGAAGTACAGGTGATGCATGCTGAGCGCGAGCATGGGGAATCCAAATACAGCGCAATGAAGCTAATCAATCTGATGTTCGACCTGGTCACCTGCATGACCACGACGCCGTTGCGGCTGTTGAGCATCATCGGTTTCATCATGGCCTTTCTCGGCGTGCTCTTCGCGACGCTGCTGATCGTGCTGCGCCTGATCTTCGGTGCGCCATGGGCAGGACACGGCACCTTCGTCCTGTTCGCGGTGCTGTTCGTCTTCACCGGCGGACAGTTCATCGGCATGGGCCTGCTCGGCGAATACCTGGGTCGCATGTACAGCGATGTACGCGCGCGTCCACGTTTTTTCATCGAGAAGGTCGTGCGCAGCCAGCCTGTTTCCGTTACCCCGAAAGTCGATGCCCCTGCTCCCATTTTGAATAAGGTCGCACCATGA
- the arnB gene encoding UDP-4-amino-4-deoxy-L-arabinose aminotransferase: protein MSLDFLPFSRPSMGDEEVAAATRVLRSGWITTGPECQRLEQQFAERCGAQQAVAISSATGAMHITLLALGVGPGDEVITPSQTWVSTANMICLLGATPVFVDIDRDTLMTNAALIERAITPRTKAIIPVHYAGAAFDLDPLYALAERHGIAVIEDAAHAAGSRYKGRPVGASGTAIFSFHAIKNMTCAEGAMFVSDDPELADRARRLKFHGLGVDAYDRLTHGRKPQAEVIEPGFKYNLADINAAIALVQLERLDALNARRAELANHYLERLAGSPVQPLAHPGYDQHHAWHLFILRIDAERCGLDRDAFMKALQAQNIGSGIHFIATHLHSYYRQRFPDVRLPETEWNSSRLCSIPLFPDMTLADVDRVVSAIESIVEVRS, encoded by the coding sequence ATGAGTCTGGATTTTCTTCCTTTTTCCCGCCCAAGCATGGGCGACGAGGAAGTGGCAGCCGCCACCCGTGTGCTGCGCTCCGGGTGGATTACCACGGGCCCGGAATGCCAGCGCCTGGAACAGCAATTCGCCGAGCGTTGCGGCGCGCAACAGGCCGTGGCGATTTCTTCAGCCACGGGTGCCATGCACATCACCCTGCTTGCGCTGGGCGTCGGTCCAGGCGATGAAGTCATCACGCCCTCGCAGACCTGGGTCTCCACCGCCAACATGATCTGCCTGTTGGGCGCGACCCCCGTGTTCGTCGATATAGACCGCGACACGCTGATGACAAACGCTGCACTGATCGAGCGCGCCATCACCCCGCGCACCAAGGCCATCATTCCGGTGCATTACGCCGGTGCCGCGTTTGACCTCGATCCCCTATATGCCTTGGCCGAACGCCATGGCATTGCGGTGATCGAGGATGCGGCCCACGCCGCAGGCTCTCGTTACAAAGGTCGTCCGGTCGGCGCTTCTGGCACCGCCATCTTTTCGTTTCATGCAATCAAGAACATGACCTGCGCCGAAGGCGCGATGTTCGTCAGCGACGATCCTGAACTGGCCGATCGTGCGCGCCGCCTGAAATTCCACGGGCTGGGCGTCGACGCCTATGACCGCCTGACCCACGGGCGCAAACCGCAGGCAGAGGTGATCGAACCGGGGTTTAAATACAACCTTGCCGACATCAACGCCGCCATCGCCCTGGTGCAGCTTGAACGTCTGGACGCCCTCAATGCGCGTCGCGCCGAACTGGCGAATCATTATCTGGAACGTCTGGCCGGCAGCCCCGTACAACCCTTGGCGCATCCGGGCTACGACCAGCACCACGCCTGGCATCTGTTCATCCTGCGCATTGACGCAGAGCGCTGCGGCCTGGACCGGGATGCGTTCATGAAAGCCCTGCAGGCGCAAAACATCGGCAGCGGCATCCACTTTATCGCGACCCACCTGCACAGCTACTACCGCCAACGATTCCCGGACGTGCGCTTGCCCGAGACCGAATGGAACTCGTCGCGGCTGTGTTCCATCCCCTTGTTCCCTGACATGACCCTGGCCGATGTCGACCGCGTCGTCAGCGCCATTGAATCCATTGTGGAAGTCCGCTCGTGA